Proteins from a genomic interval of Lacticaseibacillus pabuli:
- a CDS encoding KxYKxGKxW signal peptide domain-containing protein, which yields MIKDGQRLASRNMDSKSHYKMYKAGKNWLYAAILTTSIAAGAMMTQHTVAASTMDQVPAGEVEQTPAVAIHEEKSQPVIQSNRIKQTTTQSQSASVQPDTNSTATSQSSQTTTVNSKTDAKTSSASNGSSMSVSEAASVSTQASETAKPSVSATATVETTQPTDKTIDQVTAVGDAAKPDTTTNKDADTKSHYDVSNLEDMKIGVTPDGQFVVEATVTGTSNKALLYKAGEQSKLDNKQLTEKFSNYKHVVKLTNWLNADFQYKDTDSILDFIHNLNSSVVHDIIQYFGGTVIEPVEPTQVIDPAKPITKTHVTVNYRDDSGQDITGAGSLNILINSGDTLTIAATTDETKNTYAPTVIDGYTFLSATTTADGTATVHAADDAQANVIKLTYVKNAVVPIDVANESNVSSAQKSLDDLLATTPNHNTPDLARDQKLLKQAVSAATDARKLAISNGGAELVKSVNLLAVMSAECQAMINKSIDEYVSTVADSNNGQKNSSDISGATTRMATVRGIAIATNSAQQAMTQYDHLKVEHGYKALTTTLQNAINQNDASAVEIDEATDTFKQQADALTQQRSEKLKLGKVVSIAANDYRQDMPENLRLAIRDAVDQYVGTSVGFVQYKQSINDLQNAISRIDAAVSSTNKVKRVLTATAKTPFANEKAALDAQTNLEAELAKHYNDASVIEQSISDYQNQINLLQEQYQVTQNEDAVAKALRDPHYLLVANEDNMAANKIMLKVQANLASPNTDAVQSAIARFEEAVDATYKLRQTALANADDATRNAQVLLTKFDTAAERVVRAGLYNLAQTRRNATTADLQDASAKLATAVVDAQKVNDALQNASYLKYAGQNVMRDNELALSVSALHNWDQSDATDKTIAQFNAAVNAVYAVLTQVEQTTAAANTAQQGKQILVAKAVQQATDAMTQTLAKANDHKATIEDLQRTIYAVNATIVMAQGVQDALNDASSSVVANEDAVKFNQFMLAVQTSQNWQNATAVEKALAQFRSFVDATYQTRGDALRETILAQSNALSATRQLSTSRANIVQDAMAKLNEAVQASNGAKATTQDILAATKALNDAVAQQNADQSAEKRAQAKAAKERKEAKAAKERKEAKEAKERKEAKEAEERKEAKEAKERKEAKAAKERKEAKAAKERKEAKEAKERKESKEAEERKEAKEAKERKEAKAAKERKEAKAAKERKAAQAAKKAKAVQDAEALANAQAKAAALNQRAAEISTKAHQAATVAKAKAAKEAKAAQDAEALANAQAKAAALNQRAAEISTKAHQVAATAKAKAQALRDAQMAQPVDSTNTLPDTMGADTNTNTSKGVKTNAIDHQQTDADNEPLLPNTGYFGKNNAKSQSKGQNGHISRTNATSQTRNTLVASSSARQARVQGEHMLPSTFSKGASKSLPQTGDTENNTMTILGAIGLAATTLVGLTGLAKKREN from the coding sequence ATGATTAAAGATGGGCAGCGTTTGGCGTCACGTAACATGGATAGCAAATCTCATTATAAGATGTACAAAGCAGGCAAGAATTGGCTTTACGCAGCAATTTTAACGACTAGTATTGCTGCAGGTGCCATGATGACACAGCATACTGTTGCAGCAAGTACCATGGATCAGGTGCCCGCAGGTGAAGTGGAACAAACACCGGCGGTAGCGATTCATGAGGAAAAATCCCAGCCAGTGATCCAATCAAATCGGATTAAGCAAACGACAACGCAGTCCCAGTCTGCTTCGGTACAACCAGATACCAACTCGACCGCCACTAGCCAATCTTCTCAGACAACTACTGTGAACTCTAAGACGGATGCGAAGACGAGCTCAGCAAGTAACGGCAGTAGTATGTCAGTTTCCGAGGCGGCCAGTGTAAGCACTCAGGCATCGGAGACAGCCAAACCAAGTGTTAGTGCCACTGCAACTGTTGAAACGACGCAGCCAACTGACAAGACCATTGATCAAGTGACTGCTGTTGGGGATGCGGCAAAACCTGATACGACAACGAATAAGGATGCTGACACCAAGAGTCATTATGATGTTTCCAATCTGGAAGACATGAAAATTGGTGTAACACCGGACGGCCAGTTTGTCGTTGAAGCAACGGTGACCGGCACTTCAAACAAGGCGTTGCTTTACAAGGCTGGTGAACAGTCGAAACTTGATAATAAGCAGCTGACTGAGAAATTTTCAAATTATAAGCATGTGGTTAAATTGACCAACTGGTTGAATGCCGATTTTCAATACAAGGACACAGATAGCATTCTTGATTTCATTCACAACCTGAATTCCTCAGTGGTTCATGATATTATCCAGTATTTCGGCGGCACTGTGATTGAGCCTGTTGAACCAACCCAGGTCATCGACCCCGCAAAACCGATTACTAAAACGCATGTCACTGTTAACTACCGTGATGATTCCGGGCAGGATATTACCGGAGCCGGTTCACTAAATATTCTGATTAACTCAGGAGATACGCTTACCATTGCGGCGACAACGGACGAGACGAAGAACACGTACGCGCCAACAGTCATTGATGGTTACACCTTCTTGAGCGCAACAACTACGGCTGATGGCACCGCAACTGTCCATGCAGCGGACGATGCTCAGGCTAATGTCATTAAGTTAACCTACGTGAAAAATGCCGTTGTACCAATTGACGTAGCCAACGAATCCAATGTTTCTTCAGCACAGAAAAGCCTTGATGATTTGCTCGCAACGACACCTAATCACAATACGCCTGACCTTGCGCGTGACCAGAAACTGTTAAAACAGGCGGTCAGCGCTGCGACTGATGCCCGTAAACTGGCAATCAGTAATGGTGGGGCAGAACTCGTCAAATCGGTTAATCTGCTCGCCGTAATGTCAGCTGAATGCCAAGCAATGATTAATAAGTCGATTGATGAATATGTTTCAACGGTTGCCGATTCGAACAATGGTCAGAAAAACAGTTCAGACATTTCGGGTGCTACGACGCGGATGGCCACCGTTCGAGGCATTGCTATTGCAACGAACTCAGCACAGCAGGCAATGACACAGTATGACCATCTGAAAGTTGAACATGGATACAAGGCGCTAACAACGACACTGCAGAATGCCATCAATCAGAATGATGCAAGTGCTGTGGAAATTGATGAAGCTACTGATACCTTCAAACAACAAGCTGATGCGCTCACCCAGCAACGTTCAGAAAAGTTAAAGCTCGGAAAAGTGGTCAGTATTGCCGCAAATGATTACAGACAGGATATGCCCGAAAACCTCCGATTGGCCATTAGGGATGCTGTCGACCAGTACGTTGGCACAAGTGTAGGATTTGTCCAGTATAAGCAATCAATCAACGACTTACAGAATGCCATTTCTCGCATAGATGCCGCCGTTTCGTCAACTAACAAGGTCAAACGAGTGCTGACTGCAACGGCGAAGACGCCATTTGCTAATGAAAAAGCAGCCCTGGATGCACAAACAAATCTTGAAGCGGAATTGGCAAAACACTATAACGATGCGTCAGTGATTGAGCAATCCATTAGTGATTATCAGAATCAAATTAATTTGTTACAGGAGCAGTACCAGGTTACCCAGAATGAGGATGCGGTCGCAAAAGCACTCCGGGATCCACATTACCTTCTCGTGGCAAACGAGGACAACATGGCTGCTAACAAGATTATGCTGAAGGTTCAGGCCAATCTGGCAAGTCCCAACACCGACGCGGTTCAATCAGCTATCGCACGTTTTGAGGAAGCGGTTGATGCCACTTACAAATTGCGCCAGACAGCACTTGCCAATGCAGATGACGCGACTAGAAATGCCCAGGTTCTGTTAACCAAATTCGACACTGCTGCGGAACGAGTTGTGCGTGCGGGATTATACAACCTTGCGCAAACTCGGCGGAACGCAACGACTGCTGACTTACAGGATGCATCAGCCAAGCTGGCTACTGCAGTTGTCGATGCCCAGAAAGTTAACGATGCGTTGCAGAATGCCTCTTATCTCAAATATGCGGGCCAAAACGTCATGCGGGATAACGAACTTGCCTTGTCCGTGAGTGCCCTACACAATTGGGACCAATCAGATGCAACTGATAAAACGATTGCCCAGTTTAATGCAGCTGTTAATGCAGTTTATGCTGTTCTAACTCAGGTTGAACAAACCACTGCCGCTGCGAATACTGCACAGCAAGGCAAGCAGATTCTTGTTGCAAAGGCGGTCCAGCAGGCAACTGATGCAATGACACAAACCCTTGCGAAAGCTAATGATCACAAGGCCACAATTGAAGACCTTCAACGGACAATTTATGCGGTTAACGCAACAATTGTGATGGCGCAGGGTGTGCAGGACGCTTTGAATGACGCAAGTTCGAGCGTTGTTGCAAATGAGGACGCAGTTAAGTTCAACCAGTTTATGCTGGCGGTTCAGACGAGCCAAAACTGGCAGAATGCGACTGCTGTTGAAAAAGCTCTGGCGCAGTTCCGTTCATTTGTTGATGCCACATACCAAACTCGTGGTGATGCGCTACGCGAAACGATACTTGCGCAATCAAATGCCTTGTCAGCTACACGACAACTCAGCACTTCACGGGCAAACATCGTTCAGGATGCGATGGCCAAATTAAACGAGGCGGTCCAAGCTTCTAATGGTGCCAAAGCGACTACGCAGGATATTTTAGCGGCGACCAAGGCATTGAATGATGCAGTTGCCCAGCAAAATGCCGATCAGAGTGCGGAGAAGCGTGCTCAGGCCAAGGCCGCGAAGGAACGTAAAGAAGCCAAGGCTGCAAAGGAACGTAAAGAAGCCAAGGAAGCCAAGGAACGTAAAGAAGCCAAGGAAGCCGAGGAACGTAAAGAAGCCAAGGAAGCCAAGGAACGTAAAGAAGCCAAGGCTGCAAAGGAACGTAAAGAGGCCAAGGCCGCGAAGGAACGTAAAGAAGCCAAGGAAGCCAAGGAACGTAAAGAATCCAAGGAAGCCGAGGAACGTAAAGAAGCCAAGGAAGCCAAGGAACGTAAAGAAGCCAAGGCTGCAAAGGAACGTAAAGAGGCCAAGGCCGCGAAGGAACGTAAGGCAGCCCAGGCTGCAAAGAAAGCTAAAGCAGTCCAAGATGCCGAAGCACTCGCCAACGCCCAAGCCAAGGCAGCAGCCCTAAACCAACGGGCCGCCGAGATCTCAACCAAAGCGCACCAGGCAGCGACTGTAGCCAAAGCCAAGGCTGCCAAAGAGGCCAAAGCAGCCCAAGATGCCGAAGCACTCGCTAACGCCCAAGCCAAGGCCGCAGCCCTAAACCAACGGGCCGCCGAGATCTCAACCAAGGCGCACCAAGTAGCGGCCACAGCTAAAGCAAAGGCTCAAGCACTCCGCGATGCGCAGATGGCTCAGCCCGTCGATTCTACCAACACCCTTCCAGACACGATGGGTGCTGACACGAATACAAATACTTCTAAAGGTGTCAAAACCAATGCAATCGACCACCAGCAAACAGACGCCGATAACGAACCATTGCTTCCAAACACAGGATACTTTGGTAAGAACAACGCCAAGAGTCAGTCTAAGGGGCAGAATGGTCACATTAGCCGGACGAATGCCACAAGTCAAACGCGTAATACATTAGTTGCTAGTTCTTCTGCTCGCCAGGCACGTGTTCAAGGTGAGCACATGTTGCCAAGTACGTTCAGCAAAGGTGCATCAAAGTCATTGCCACAAACTGGGGACACCGAAAACAACACCATGACCATCCTCGGTGCAATCGGTCTTGCCGCCACGACATTGGTTGGTCTGACAGGCCTTGCCAAAAAGCGGGAAAACTAA
- a CDS encoding helix-turn-helix domain-containing protein, which translates to MEDYGAQLGPFFRHIRQRRGLKIRDVAAGVSETTLSRFERGQIDLTVAKLAPAIEAAEIDPDDIFMSSNQAKQAYDNAFDRETGAIVEMDSDEAAAALKAYKTATAHMQLPLRQYNIIALSYRAAAITEPFVRMTAEDEEQVVKFLTVDDDWHRFEYELFANLVYFMSKHGAERCLRLMQRSYKKRRHPVDERVAFTKAMVNAVRRPLADRDLDMAAEILKDMQQMEIGNCQPMLHAGVVSAQRLYDYLLDETPAHLHALEEYLQAVRTIGSDELADVTTHWLKAIGVPIKRAN; encoded by the coding sequence ATGGAAGATTACGGGGCACAACTAGGACCATTCTTCCGTCACATCCGCCAACGACGTGGGTTAAAGATTCGCGACGTCGCGGCAGGTGTGTCCGAAACAACACTGTCACGGTTTGAACGAGGTCAAATCGACCTCACCGTGGCGAAGCTCGCTCCAGCAATTGAGGCCGCGGAGATTGATCCAGATGATATCTTCATGAGCTCCAATCAGGCTAAGCAAGCCTATGACAACGCTTTTGATCGTGAAACAGGCGCCATCGTGGAGATGGATTCCGATGAAGCAGCTGCCGCGCTGAAGGCCTATAAGACCGCAACAGCACACATGCAGCTGCCACTGCGCCAGTACAACATCATCGCCCTGTCATACCGTGCTGCGGCGATTACAGAGCCGTTCGTGCGCATGACAGCTGAGGATGAAGAGCAGGTCGTCAAGTTCCTGACGGTCGACGATGATTGGCACCGCTTTGAATACGAGCTGTTCGCCAACCTCGTCTACTTCATGAGTAAGCATGGCGCCGAGCGGTGCTTGCGTCTCATGCAGCGGTCATATAAGAAACGCCGCCACCCAGTCGATGAGCGCGTTGCGTTCACCAAGGCAATGGTCAACGCTGTACGCCGGCCACTCGCCGACCGCGACTTGGACATGGCCGCCGAGATTCTAAAGGACATGCAGCAAATGGAGATTGGCAACTGCCAGCCTATGCTGCACGCCGGCGTTGTGAGTGCACAGCGTCTTTACGACTACCTGTTGGACGAAACCCCAGCACATTTGCACGCGCTGGAGGAGTACTTACAGGCGGTCCGCACCATCGGCAGCGATGAACTCGCTGACGTCACGACCCACTGGCTCAAGGCCATCGGGGTCCCAATCAAGCGTGCAAACTAA